A genomic window from Streptomyces sp. 846.5 includes:
- a CDS encoding 2-hydroxyacid dehydrogenase: MARYLLPYPPEQLGTLPAGVSADEIAVWDGAGPPPEQRVLDGVEFYCLPYMRHAAAVALLPRLPALRTVQTLTAGVDDVLPHLPEGVTLQNARGLHDASTAELAVTLVLASLRGIPQFVRNQADGVWDQHFRPALADRTVLIAGYGSIGAALEARLLPFECEIVRVARSARSAPLGPVHALDELPELLPTADVVVLLVPLTEQTRHFADADFLARMKDGALLVNIARGAVVDTKALLAELETGRISAALDVTDPEPLPADHPLWHAPNTLITPHVGGPSSAFLPRALSLLTTQLAAFVL, from the coding sequence ATGGCCCGTTACCTCCTGCCCTATCCGCCCGAGCAGCTCGGCACCCTGCCCGCCGGGGTCTCCGCCGACGAGATCGCCGTCTGGGACGGTGCGGGACCGCCGCCGGAGCAGCGGGTGCTCGACGGCGTCGAGTTCTACTGCCTTCCCTACATGCGGCATGCGGCCGCGGTGGCCCTGCTGCCGCGGCTGCCCGCGCTGCGCACCGTGCAGACGCTCACCGCCGGCGTCGACGACGTACTGCCGCACCTGCCCGAGGGGGTGACCCTGCAGAACGCCCGGGGTCTGCACGACGCCAGCACCGCCGAGCTCGCGGTGACGCTGGTGCTGGCCTCGCTGCGCGGCATCCCGCAGTTCGTCAGGAACCAGGCCGACGGGGTGTGGGACCAGCACTTCCGCCCCGCGCTGGCCGACCGCACGGTGCTGATCGCCGGCTACGGCTCCATCGGCGCGGCACTGGAGGCGCGGCTGCTGCCGTTTGAGTGCGAGATCGTACGGGTGGCGCGCAGCGCGCGCTCCGCGCCCCTCGGCCCGGTGCACGCCCTCGACGAGCTCCCCGAGCTGCTGCCGACCGCGGACGTGGTGGTGCTGCTGGTCCCGCTGACCGAGCAGACCCGGCACTTCGCCGACGCCGACTTCCTGGCCCGGATGAAGGACGGCGCCCTGCTCGTCAACATCGCGCGCGGCGCCGTCGTCGACACCAAGGCCCTGCTCGCGGAGCTGGAGACCGGCCGCATCAGCGCGGCCCTGGACGTCACCGACCCCGAACCGCTGCCCGCCGACCACCCGCTCTGGCACGCACCGAACACCCTGATCACCCCCCACGTCGGCGGCCCCAGCTCAGCCTTCCTCCCCCGCGCCCTCAGCCTCCTGACCACCCAACTCGCCGCCTTCGTCCTTTAG
- a CDS encoding AAA family ATPase, with protein MERISVSPRFVGRSSELAALDAALRRAGDGMPQAVLIGGEAGVGKTRLLEEFQRAALSGSAVVSVGGCLEMGAEGLPYAPFATMLRRLHRELGKELVRAAEGYESSLARLLPDFGEAPPEAHDAFARARLFEHTARLFERLTEDRTLVLAVEDLHWSDRSTRELLAYLVRTLQGARVVLLATYRSDDLHRRHPVRPYLAELERLRTVQRFELPRLARAEVARQLAGILHPRVPGDDLVQWVYERSEGNPFFVEELAVSEQQGAGRGLTDSLRDLLLVRVETMPEESQGILRILAEGGSAVEHRLLAAVAGHPEDELTEVLRTAVGANIIQPSADLDGYCYRHALVREAVSDDLMPGERSRINRRYAGVLAEHPELVAADQRAARLADYWYHARDAALALPAALEAGLQARRRNAFAEQLRMLVRALDLWDDVPEQVLAGLMGVEPTDATYPVCTCPPGAEHDCGRLRMTDVLAQAAVAAMYSGEHDRGLRFIKKALRIVDETEDPQRAAWFLMQRGRAVRYRSGGTAREDIDRALRLVGDGPPTAVLADVLNRLATEGTLDDARREDLEMARRAAEVARTVGARSTELHARLTLGSLYRIFDDHEHAEAAVAGLIEEAAATGDIELRSRVYINLSHHYEAEGRSARSVEAARAGLALIRMNGMAAYSGTIMLGNLAEALLSLGQLDEAGKLLAEEPFGSGREAHRDFLERLRGDLALMCGDTAQATAQLEAARALGADWQPQKYVPAALLAVRIACQEGRFGDARAELLAVLDQGLDRGYERHAWPLLFHAAAAEADGYELPGSAEDRPASLQRIRAAAIGLSTVNPLSAAWAPLLEAELARAERSDSAALWLAAAEAVAGLESPGPRALALYRAAERLATEGERGPAAAAAAEALDLAERQGEQGLRQSVQLLIERAGLRTEQPAAASAVDEPSAVAFHLTPRELAVLRLVALGRTNRQIAEELYISPKTASVHVSNILAKLEVTGRGEAAALAHRLHLVAPR; from the coding sequence GTGGAGCGGATATCGGTAAGCCCCCGGTTCGTCGGCCGGAGTTCGGAACTCGCGGCGCTGGACGCCGCGCTGCGCCGGGCCGGGGACGGGATGCCGCAGGCCGTCCTGATCGGCGGTGAGGCGGGGGTCGGCAAGACCCGGCTGCTGGAGGAGTTCCAGCGGGCGGCACTGTCGGGCAGTGCGGTGGTCTCCGTCGGCGGCTGCCTGGAGATGGGCGCCGAGGGCCTGCCGTACGCGCCGTTCGCTACCATGCTGCGCCGGCTGCACCGGGAGCTCGGCAAGGAGCTGGTCCGCGCCGCCGAGGGTTATGAGAGCAGCCTGGCCCGGCTGCTCCCGGACTTCGGGGAGGCCCCGCCCGAGGCCCATGACGCCTTCGCCCGCGCCCGCCTGTTCGAGCACACCGCGCGGCTCTTCGAACGGCTGACGGAGGACCGCACCCTGGTCCTGGCCGTCGAGGACCTGCACTGGTCCGACCGCTCCACCCGGGAGCTGCTGGCCTATCTGGTGCGCACCCTGCAGGGGGCCAGGGTCGTCCTGCTCGCCACCTACCGCAGCGACGACCTGCACCGCCGCCACCCGGTCCGACCCTACCTGGCCGAGCTGGAGCGGCTCCGCACCGTCCAGCGGTTCGAACTGCCCAGGCTGGCCCGGGCCGAGGTGGCCCGTCAGCTGGCCGGCATCCTGCACCCCCGGGTCCCCGGTGACGACCTGGTCCAGTGGGTCTACGAGCGCTCCGAGGGCAATCCCTTCTTCGTGGAGGAGCTCGCCGTCTCCGAACAGCAGGGCGCGGGCCGCGGCCTCACCGACTCGCTGCGCGACCTGCTGCTGGTACGGGTCGAGACGATGCCGGAGGAGAGCCAGGGCATCCTGCGGATCCTGGCCGAGGGTGGATCGGCGGTCGAGCACCGGCTGCTCGCCGCGGTCGCCGGACACCCCGAGGACGAGCTCACCGAGGTGCTGCGCACCGCCGTGGGCGCCAACATCATCCAGCCCAGCGCCGACCTGGACGGCTACTGCTACCGCCACGCCCTGGTCCGCGAGGCGGTCTCGGACGACCTGATGCCGGGGGAGCGCAGCCGGATCAACCGCCGCTACGCCGGTGTCCTGGCCGAGCACCCGGAGCTGGTCGCCGCGGACCAGCGCGCCGCCCGGCTCGCCGACTACTGGTACCACGCCCGCGACGCGGCGCTGGCCCTGCCCGCCGCTCTGGAGGCGGGGCTGCAGGCCCGCCGCCGCAACGCCTTCGCCGAGCAGCTCAGAATGCTGGTACGGGCCCTGGACCTGTGGGACGACGTACCGGAGCAGGTCCTCGCCGGCCTGATGGGGGTCGAGCCGACCGACGCGACCTACCCCGTCTGCACCTGTCCGCCCGGCGCCGAGCACGACTGTGGCCGGCTGCGGATGACCGATGTGCTCGCCCAGGCCGCCGTCGCGGCCATGTACAGCGGCGAGCACGACCGGGGCCTGCGCTTCATCAAGAAGGCCCTGCGGATCGTGGACGAGACCGAGGACCCGCAGCGTGCCGCCTGGTTCCTGATGCAGCGCGGACGCGCCGTCCGCTACCGCTCCGGCGGGACCGCCCGCGAGGACATCGACCGCGCCCTGCGCCTGGTCGGCGACGGGCCGCCCACCGCCGTGCTCGCGGATGTGCTCAACCGGCTGGCCACCGAGGGCACTCTGGACGACGCCCGCCGGGAGGACCTGGAGATGGCCCGGCGCGCCGCCGAGGTGGCACGGACGGTCGGCGCCCGCAGCACCGAGCTGCACGCCCGGCTGACCCTGGGCAGCCTGTACCGGATCTTCGACGACCACGAGCACGCCGAGGCCGCCGTGGCCGGCCTGATCGAGGAGGCCGCCGCCACCGGTGACATCGAGCTCCGGTCCAGGGTCTACATCAACCTCTCGCACCACTACGAGGCCGAGGGCCGCTCCGCCCGCTCGGTCGAGGCCGCGCGGGCCGGTCTGGCCCTGATCCGGATGAACGGGATGGCGGCCTACAGCGGCACCATCATGCTGGGCAACCTCGCCGAGGCGCTGCTGTCCCTGGGGCAGCTGGACGAGGCCGGGAAGCTGCTCGCCGAGGAGCCCTTCGGCTCCGGCCGGGAGGCGCACCGCGACTTCCTGGAACGGCTCCGCGGCGATCTGGCGCTGATGTGCGGGGACACCGCGCAGGCCACCGCGCAGCTGGAGGCGGCCCGGGCGCTGGGGGCCGACTGGCAGCCGCAGAAGTACGTGCCGGCGGCGCTGCTGGCGGTTCGGATCGCCTGCCAGGAGGGACGGTTCGGCGATGCCAGGGCCGAGCTGCTCGCCGTGCTGGACCAGGGTCTGGACCGGGGCTACGAGCGGCACGCCTGGCCCTTGCTGTTCCACGCAGCCGCGGCCGAGGCCGACGGCTATGAACTGCCGGGCTCGGCCGAGGACCGGCCCGCGTCGCTGCAGCGGATCCGTGCCGCCGCAATCGGGCTGAGCACGGTCAATCCGCTCTCGGCCGCGTGGGCGCCGCTGCTGGAGGCCGAACTCGCCCGCGCCGAACGGAGCGACAGCGCGGCCCTGTGGCTCGCTGCGGCGGAGGCGGTGGCCGGGCTGGAATCGCCGGGACCGCGCGCCCTGGCGCTGTACCGCGCGGCGGAGCGGCTGGCCACCGAGGGGGAGCGCGGCCCGGCCGCCGCGGCCGCCGCCGAGGCGCTGGACCTGGCCGAACGGCAGGGGGAGCAGGGACTGCGGCAGTCCGTGCAACTGCTGATCGAGCGGGCCGGGCTCCGCACCGAGCAGCCGGCGGCGGCGTCGGCGGTTGACGAACCGAGCGCCGTCGCCTTCCATCTGACGCCGCGTGAGCTCGCGGTGCTGCGGCTGGTGGCGCTGGGGCGGACCAACCGTCAGATCGCGGAGGAGCTGTACATCTCGCCGAAGACGGCGAGCGTCCATGTCTCCAACATCCTGGCCAAGCTGGAGGTGACCGGACGGGGCGAGGCCGCCGCCCTGGCCCACCGGCTGCATCTGGTCGCGCCGCGATAG
- a CDS encoding AAA family ATPase yields the protein MLTDVERISVSPVFVGRSAEMAELSAALERAGEGQPQALLIAGDAGVGKTRLLEEFVCAATARGAVAAVGGCVEIGADGLPYAPIAAALRALHHELGVEVEQAAAGSAGRLAQLLPELGHAVPEAHDEFGRARLFEHTAQLFERLTADRTIVLALEDLHWSDRSTRELLVYLLRSLRASRLVIVATYRSDDLHRRHPLRPFLAELERLRTVQRLELPRLGRTEVADQLLGIMADAPDAALVSKIFLRSEGIPFFVEELAASYQGGCSTGLTESLRDLLLVRVEALPEAVQSVLRTLALGGSAVEYGLLQAVLPLSEDELIGALRTAVDANILRPTMNGDGYRFRHALVREAVADDLLPGEGGRITRRYATVLSEQPQLVPAVERTTRLANYWYSASDPARALPAALDASREARRRNAFAEQLQMLERALELWDRVPEEVLADLRPADYAESYPACSCDEDPDGECCRRLRYVDVIAEAAVAARLCGERERCLNLCKLALRHIDETTDPSRAAWFWGQRSRVQFLSDAGDSGRADLAKARALVENGPPSAVQAEVFARFAACDMVDWPEAEDIALAERAIGIARQIGDEPVELHARVTLGTLQVILGREAEGLAELQHVLSRAVALHEPDLMSRAYVNLSDVYEGLGRSEQAVATAREGCEMARANGLLGASGSVLRGNWVEPLISLGRLDQALEALEGASREMDTRTEGTFLNRLRGLIALLRDDLPTATTHLLNAKADPSAVRAQSWLPVSELAIRLAAAEGRFEAVRSELLAAVGEGFPSGKSRYVWPLLLHATASEADSRGLPALDADRPAVLEQVRAAASQLLRGWPLADGFALLLDAELARAEGEFQAEPYLRAVAVLEPLGLPYPLDLALLRAAEAEALRGRRPEAAALLRRAEEQAARHGDVRLQAAARRLAERAGLHAAEPAPAEPVSSAELPAFHLTPRELAVLRLVALGRTNRQIAEELYISPKTASVHVSNILAKLEVTGRGEAAAMAHRLHLVPVGA from the coding sequence ATGCTCACTGATGTGGAGCGCATATCGGTAAGCCCCGTGTTCGTCGGCCGTTCCGCCGAGATGGCGGAGCTCTCGGCGGCGCTGGAGCGGGCGGGGGAGGGGCAGCCGCAGGCGCTGCTCATCGCGGGGGACGCCGGGGTCGGCAAGACCCGGTTGCTGGAGGAGTTCGTCTGTGCGGCTACGGCGCGGGGGGCCGTAGCCGCCGTCGGCGGTTGCGTGGAGATCGGCGCGGACGGCCTGCCGTACGCGCCGATCGCCGCCGCCCTGCGCGCGCTCCACCATGAGCTGGGCGTCGAGGTGGAGCAGGCGGCGGCGGGCAGCGCGGGCCGGCTGGCGCAGCTGCTGCCCGAGCTGGGCCACGCCGTGCCCGAGGCCCACGACGAGTTCGGCCGGGCCCGGCTGTTCGAGCACACCGCCCAGCTCTTCGAGCGGCTGACCGCGGACCGCACCATCGTGCTGGCCCTGGAGGACCTGCACTGGTCCGACCGCTCCACCCGGGAACTGCTGGTCTACCTGCTGCGCTCGCTGCGCGCCTCGCGGCTGGTCATCGTCGCCACCTACCGCAGCGACGACCTGCACCGCCGCCATCCGCTGCGCCCCTTCCTGGCCGAGCTGGAGCGGCTGCGCACGGTCCAACGGCTGGAGCTGCCGCGGCTGGGCCGCACCGAGGTCGCCGACCAGCTGCTCGGCATCATGGCGGACGCCCCGGACGCAGCACTGGTGTCCAAGATCTTTCTCCGTTCCGAGGGCATCCCCTTCTTCGTGGAGGAGCTGGCCGCGAGCTACCAGGGCGGCTGCTCCACCGGTCTGACCGAGTCACTGCGCGATCTGCTGCTGGTCCGGGTCGAGGCGCTGCCGGAGGCGGTGCAGTCCGTCCTGCGCACCCTCGCGCTGGGTGGATCGGCGGTGGAGTACGGGCTGCTGCAGGCGGTGCTGCCACTGTCCGAGGACGAGCTGATCGGCGCGCTGCGCACCGCGGTGGACGCCAACATCCTGCGCCCCACCATGAACGGTGACGGTTACCGCTTCCGGCACGCCCTGGTCCGTGAGGCCGTCGCCGACGATCTGCTGCCCGGCGAGGGCGGCCGGATCACCCGGCGCTACGCGACCGTCCTCAGCGAGCAGCCGCAGCTGGTGCCGGCCGTGGAGCGGACCACCAGGCTGGCGAACTACTGGTACAGCGCGAGCGATCCGGCCCGCGCCCTGCCTGCCGCCCTGGACGCCAGCCGTGAGGCCCGGCGGCGCAACGCCTTCGCCGAGCAGCTGCAGATGCTGGAGCGCGCCCTGGAGCTGTGGGACCGCGTTCCCGAGGAGGTCCTGGCCGACCTCCGGCCCGCCGACTACGCCGAGTCCTACCCGGCCTGCAGCTGCGACGAGGACCCGGACGGTGAGTGCTGCCGCCGCCTGCGCTACGTCGACGTGATCGCCGAGGCGGCGGTCGCGGCCCGGCTCTGCGGGGAGCGTGAACGCTGCCTCAACCTCTGCAAGCTGGCGCTGCGTCATATCGACGAGACCACCGACCCGTCCCGGGCCGCCTGGTTCTGGGGCCAGCGCTCCCGGGTCCAGTTCCTCAGCGACGCCGGCGACAGCGGCCGCGCCGATCTGGCCAAGGCCCGCGCGCTGGTCGAGAACGGGCCGCCGAGCGCGGTGCAGGCGGAGGTCTTCGCCCGGTTCGCCGCCTGCGACATGGTCGACTGGCCCGAGGCCGAGGACATCGCCCTGGCCGAGCGCGCCATCGGGATCGCCCGGCAGATCGGGGACGAGCCGGTGGAGCTGCACGCCCGGGTCACCCTGGGCACGCTTCAGGTGATCCTGGGCCGTGAGGCCGAGGGCCTGGCCGAGCTGCAGCATGTGCTGAGCCGCGCTGTCGCCCTGCACGAACCGGACCTGATGTCCCGTGCCTACGTGAACCTCTCGGACGTCTACGAGGGGCTCGGCCGCTCGGAGCAGGCTGTGGCCACTGCTCGCGAAGGCTGCGAGATGGCCAGGGCCAACGGTCTGCTGGGGGCGTCGGGTTCGGTACTGCGCGGCAACTGGGTCGAGCCGCTGATCTCGCTCGGACGGCTGGACCAGGCCCTGGAAGCGCTCGAAGGCGCCTCCCGCGAGATGGACACCCGCACCGAGGGCACCTTCCTCAACCGGCTCCGCGGCCTGATTGCCCTGCTGCGTGACGACCTGCCGACGGCGACCACGCATCTGCTGAACGCCAAGGCCGACCCGTCCGCCGTACGAGCGCAGAGCTGGCTCCCGGTGTCCGAGCTGGCCATCCGGCTGGCCGCCGCCGAGGGGCGCTTCGAGGCGGTCAGGTCCGAGCTGCTGGCCGCCGTCGGCGAGGGCTTCCCCTCCGGGAAGTCCCGCTATGTCTGGCCGCTGCTGCTGCACGCCACCGCCTCCGAGGCCGACTCCCGCGGGCTCCCGGCCCTGGACGCCGACCGGCCCGCGGTGCTGGAGCAGGTGCGCGCGGCGGCCTCGCAGCTGCTGCGCGGCTGGCCGCTGGCAGACGGGTTCGCCCTGCTGCTGGACGCCGAACTCGCCCGCGCCGAGGGCGAGTTCCAGGCCGAGCCGTATCTGCGCGCGGTGGCCGTGCTGGAGCCGCTCGGCCTCCCCTACCCGCTGGACCTGGCGCTGCTGCGGGCCGCCGAGGCCGAGGCGCTGCGGGGGCGGCGGCCCGAGGCGGCCGCGCTGCTGCGCCGGGCCGAGGAGCAGGCCGCCCGGCACGGCGACGTACGGCTGCAGGCGGCGGCGCGGCGCCTCGCCGAGCGGGCCGGTCTGCACGCGGCCGAGCCGGCCCCGGCGGAGCCGGTGTCCTCCGCGGAGCTGCCCGCCTTCCATCTGACGCCGCGTGAGCTCGCGGTGCTGCGGCTGGTGGCGCTGGGGCGGACCAACCGTCAGATCGCGGAGGAGCTGTACATCTCGCCGAAGACGGCGAGCGTCCATGTCTCCAACATCCTGGCCAAGCTGGAGGTGACCGGCCGCGGCGAGGCCGCCGCCATGGCGCACCGGCTCCATCTGGTCCCGGTCGGCGCCTGA
- the gatB gene encoding Asp-tRNA(Asn)/Glu-tRNA(Gln) amidotransferase subunit GatB, with amino-acid sequence MSVIDLVPYDEALAAYDPVMGLEVHVELGTATKMFCGCSTELGAEPNSQVCPTCLGLPGSLPVVNAVGVESAVKIGLALNCEIAEWCRFARKNYFYPDMPKNFQTSQYDEPIAFNGYLDVTLEDGEVFRVQIERAHMEEDTGKSSHIGGATGRIHGASHSLLDYNRAGIPLIEIVTKPIEGAGSRAPEVAKAYVAELREVIRALGVSEARMDKGQMRCDVNLSLRPHGREEFGTRSETKNVNSLRSVERAARFEIQRHAAVLNDGGSVVQETRHFHEEDGSTTAGRIKDNAEDYRYFPEPDLVPVAPSREWVEELRAALPEMPRVRRERLQGEWGISDLEMQSVLNAGAIEPILETIAAGAPADQARKWWMGELARRANESGADIGALPITPAQVARVCELVAAGSLNDKLARQVIEAVLDGEGGPDEVVAKRGLAVVSDDSALGAAVDEAIAANPDVAAKIRDGKVAAAGALVGAVMKATRGQADAARVKELILERLG; translated from the coding sequence GTGAGCGTCATCGACCTGGTGCCCTACGACGAGGCGCTGGCGGCGTACGACCCGGTGATGGGCCTTGAGGTCCACGTCGAGCTGGGCACCGCCACCAAGATGTTCTGCGGCTGCTCCACCGAGCTGGGCGCCGAGCCCAACTCGCAGGTCTGCCCCACCTGCCTGGGCCTGCCCGGGTCGCTGCCCGTGGTGAACGCGGTCGGCGTGGAGTCGGCCGTCAAGATCGGCCTCGCGCTGAACTGCGAGATCGCCGAGTGGTGCCGTTTCGCCCGGAAGAACTACTTCTACCCGGACATGCCGAAGAACTTCCAGACCTCGCAGTACGACGAGCCGATCGCCTTCAACGGCTACCTGGACGTCACGCTGGAGGACGGCGAGGTCTTCCGGGTGCAGATCGAGCGCGCCCACATGGAGGAGGACACCGGCAAGTCCTCCCACATCGGCGGTGCCACCGGCCGCATCCACGGCGCCTCGCACTCGCTGCTGGACTACAACCGGGCCGGCATCCCGCTGATCGAGATCGTCACCAAGCCGATCGAGGGCGCGGGCAGCCGCGCCCCCGAGGTCGCCAAGGCGTACGTGGCCGAGCTGCGCGAGGTCATCAGGGCGCTGGGCGTGTCCGAGGCCCGGATGGACAAGGGCCAGATGCGCTGCGACGTCAACCTGTCGCTGCGGCCGCACGGGCGCGAGGAGTTCGGCACCCGCTCGGAGACCAAGAACGTCAACTCGCTCCGCAGTGTGGAGCGGGCCGCGCGCTTCGAGATCCAGCGGCACGCCGCGGTGCTCAACGACGGCGGCAGCGTCGTCCAGGAGACCCGCCACTTCCACGAGGAGGACGGCAGCACCACCGCCGGGCGGATCAAGGACAACGCCGAGGACTACCGCTACTTCCCCGAGCCCGACCTGGTGCCGGTCGCCCCGTCCCGCGAGTGGGTCGAGGAGCTGCGCGCCGCGCTGCCGGAGATGCCCCGGGTGCGCCGGGAGCGGCTGCAGGGCGAGTGGGGCATCTCCGACCTGGAGATGCAGTCGGTGCTCAACGCCGGTGCGATCGAGCCGATCCTGGAGACCATCGCCGCCGGCGCCCCGGCCGACCAGGCCCGCAAGTGGTGGATGGGCGAGCTCGCGCGTCGCGCCAATGAGTCGGGCGCCGACATCGGCGCTCTGCCGATCACCCCGGCGCAGGTCGCCCGGGTGTGCGAGCTGGTCGCGGCGGGTTCGTTGAACGACAAGCTGGCCCGTCAGGTCATCGAGGCGGTGCTGGACGGCGAGGGCGGGCCGGACGAGGTCGTCGCCAAGCGCGGCCTGGCCGTCGTCTCCGACGACTCGGCGCTGGGCGCGGCCGTGGACGAGGCCATCGCGGCCAACCCCGACGTCGCCGCCAAGATCCGCGACGGCAAGGTCGCCGCGGCCGGTGCGCTGGTCGGTGCGGTCATGAAGGCCACCCGCGGTCAGGCCGACGCCGCCAGGGTCAAGGAGCTCATCCTCGAACGGCTTGGCTAA
- the gatA gene encoding Asp-tRNA(Asn)/Glu-tRNA(Gln) amidotransferase subunit GatA: MTDLIRNTAAETAAAIAAGEVSAVEVAQAHLDRIGAVDEKVHAFLHVDTDGALSAARAVDAKRAAGEELGPLAGVPLALKDVFTTKGVPTTAGSKILEGWVPPYDATLTRRLKDAGVVILGKTNMDEFAMGSSTENSAYGPTGNPWDLSRIPGGSGGGSAAALAAYEAPLAIGTDTGGSIRQPGAVTGTVGVKPTYGTVSRYGLIAFSSSLDQGGPCARTVLDAALLHEAIAGHDPLDSTSIDAPVLPLVEAARHGATGDLSGVRVGVVKEFGGEGYQAGVMQRFHESVEILRGLGATVVELSCPSFSYALPAYYLIAPSEASSNLARFDAMRYGLRVGDDGTRSAEEVTALTREAGFGPEVKRRIILGTYALSSGYYDAYYGSAQKVRTLITQDFARSFADVDVLVSPTTPTTAFPIGERADDPMAMYLADLCTIPSNLAGNSAMSVPCGLAPEDNLPVGLQIIAPAMADDRLYRVGAAVEAALNNQWGHPLLEEAPAL, encoded by the coding sequence ATGACCGACCTGATCCGCAACACCGCAGCCGAGACCGCCGCGGCCATCGCCGCAGGCGAGGTCTCCGCCGTCGAGGTGGCCCAGGCGCACCTGGACCGCATCGGCGCCGTCGACGAGAAGGTGCACGCCTTCCTGCACGTCGACACCGACGGCGCGCTCAGCGCCGCCCGCGCCGTGGACGCCAAGCGCGCCGCAGGCGAGGAGCTGGGCCCGCTGGCCGGCGTCCCGCTCGCGCTCAAGGACGTGTTCACCACCAAGGGCGTCCCCACCACCGCCGGGTCGAAGATCCTCGAGGGCTGGGTGCCGCCGTACGACGCGACGCTGACCCGCCGCCTCAAGGACGCAGGCGTGGTGATCCTCGGCAAGACCAACATGGACGAGTTCGCCATGGGGTCCTCCACCGAGAACAGCGCCTACGGCCCCACCGGCAACCCCTGGGACCTCTCCCGGATCCCCGGCGGCTCCGGCGGCGGTTCCGCCGCGGCCCTGGCGGCCTACGAGGCCCCGCTCGCCATCGGCACCGACACCGGCGGCTCGATCCGCCAGCCCGGCGCGGTCACCGGCACCGTCGGCGTCAAGCCGACCTACGGCACGGTCTCCCGCTACGGCCTGATCGCCTTCTCCTCCTCGCTGGACCAGGGCGGCCCCTGCGCCCGTACCGTGCTGGACGCGGCCCTGCTGCACGAGGCCATCGCCGGGCACGACCCGCTGGACTCCACCTCGATCGACGCCCCGGTGCTGCCGCTGGTGGAGGCCGCTCGCCACGGTGCGACCGGCGACCTCAGCGGCGTCCGGGTCGGCGTCGTCAAGGAGTTCGGCGGCGAGGGCTACCAGGCCGGGGTGATGCAGCGGTTCCACGAGTCGGTGGAGATCCTGCGCGGCCTGGGCGCGACCGTGGTCGAGCTCTCCTGCCCGTCCTTCAGCTACGCGCTGCCCGCGTACTACCTGATCGCGCCGTCCGAGGCCAGCTCCAACCTGGCCCGCTTCGACGCCATGCGGTACGGGCTGCGGGTCGGCGACGACGGCACCCGTTCGGCCGAGGAGGTCACCGCGCTGACCCGCGAGGCCGGTTTCGGCCCCGAGGTGAAGCGCCGGATCATCCTGGGCACCTACGCCCTCTCCTCCGGCTACTACGACGCCTACTACGGCTCGGCCCAGAAGGTGCGGACCCTGATCACCCAGGACTTCGCCCGCTCCTTCGCCGACGTGGACGTGCTGGTCTCGCCGACCACGCCGACCACCGCCTTCCCGATCGGCGAGCGCGCAGACGACCCGATGGCGATGTACCTGGCGGACCTGTGCACCATTCCATCGAACCTGGCCGGCAACTCGGCCATGTCGGTGCCCTGCGGACTCGCGCCGGAGGACAATCTCCCGGTCGGCCTGCAGATCATCGCCCCCGCCATGGCCGACGACCGGCTGTACCGCGTCGGCGCGGCGGTCGAGGCGGCACTCAACAACCAGTGGGGACACCCCCTGCTCGAGGAGGCACCGGCGCTGTGA
- the gatC gene encoding Asp-tRNA(Asn)/Glu-tRNA(Gln) amidotransferase subunit GatC: MPGITREEVAHLARLSRLELKAEELDHFAEQLNDIVDAVARVSEIAAEDVPPTSHPLPLTNVMRPDVVRPSLTPAEALAGAPAAEEQRFRVPQILGED; the protein is encoded by the coding sequence ATGCCTGGCATTACGCGCGAGGAGGTCGCCCACCTCGCCCGGCTGTCGCGGCTGGAGCTCAAGGCCGAAGAGCTGGACCACTTCGCCGAGCAGCTCAACGACATCGTCGACGCGGTCGCCCGCGTCAGCGAGATCGCCGCCGAAGACGTACCGCCGACCTCGCACCCGCTGCCGCTGACCAATGTCATGCGCCCGGATGTGGTCCGCCCGTCCCTCACGCCCGCCGAGGCCCTCGCCGGTGCGCCCGCCGCGGAGGAGCAGCGCTTCCGCGTGCCGCAGATCCTCGGGGAGGACTGA